The following coding sequences are from one Oncorhynchus nerka isolate Pitt River linkage group LG6, Oner_Uvic_2.0, whole genome shotgun sequence window:
- the LOC115130593 gene encoding glyoxylate reductase/hydroxypyruvate reductase-like isoform X1, producing MYTEQKIMKVFITRRIPQEGLKILSQAGVCKILLWDSDEPVSRAELLKGVAGAHGLLCLLSDKIDTEVLDAAGPNLKVISTLSVGFDHMAMDEIKKRGVRVGYTPGVSTDATAELTVALLLATARRLPEGMVEVINGGWSTWKPLWLCGYGLSGSTVGVIGLGRIGMAIARRLKPFGVKKLLYSGRTDKSYAAEVEGEYVPLDTLVSESDFVVVSCALTPDTQGLCNKDFFCKMKNTAVFINTSRGAVVNQEDLYQALSSGQIACAGLDVTTPEPLPTDHPLLTLKNCVVLPHIGSAIYSTRGIMAELSANNLLAGLQGTDMPSELKF from the exons ATGTACACTGAACAGAAGATCATGAAGGTGTTCATAACAAGACGCATCCCACAGGAGGGTTTGAAGATTTTGTCACAGGCTGGAGT ATGTAAGATTTTACTGTGGGACTCGGATGAGCCTGTTTCAAGGGCGGAGCTTCTGAAGGGCGTGGCGGGGGCCCATGGGCTGCTGTGTCTCCTGTCGGACAAGATCGACACTGAAGTTCTGGACGCAGCAG GTCCAAACCTGAAGGTGATAAGTACCTTATCTGTTGGATTTGACCACATGGCCATGGATGAGATCAAGAAACG AGGGGTGCGTGTGGGCTATACTCCAGGCGTCTCGACTGATGCCACGGCGGAGCTGACCGTCGCCCTGCTCCTGGCTACAGCTCGGCGGCTACCAGAGGGCATGGTGGAGGTTATAAA tggagGCTGGAGCACCTGGAAACCTCTGTGGTTGTGTGGTTATGGTCTGTCAGGCAGCACTGTTGGGGTTATTGGACTGGGACGCATAG GTATGGCCATAGCCAGGAGGCTGAAACCGTTTGGAGTGAAGAAGCTCCTGTACTCTGGAAGAACAGACAAATCATATGCTGCTGAAGTGGAAGGAGAATACG TGCCCTTGGACACGCTGGTGTCTGAGAGTGATTTTGTTGTGGTGTCCTGCGCCCTCACACCAGATACCCAGGGGCTGTGTAACAAGGATTTCTTCTGCAAGATGAAGAACACTGCTGTCTTCATCAACACCAGCAG gggTGCAGTAGTGAATCAGGAGGATCTGTATCAGGCTCTGTCCAGTGGTCAGATAGCTTGCGCTGGGCTGGATGTCACAACCCCAGAACCACTCCCCACCGaccaccccctcctcaccctcaaAAACTGTG TGGTCTTACCCCACATTGGCAGTGCCATCTACTCCACACGTGGCATCATGGCAGAGCTGTCCGCCAACAACCTGCTGGCAGGCCTACAGGGCACAGACATGCCCAGCGAACTCAAATTCTAG
- the LOC115130593 gene encoding glyoxylate reductase/hydroxypyruvate reductase-like isoform X2, with the protein MYTEQKIMKSLPRFHGNRCKILLWDSDEPVSRAELLKGVAGAHGLLCLLSDKIDTEVLDAAGPNLKVISTLSVGFDHMAMDEIKKRGVRVGYTPGVSTDATAELTVALLLATARRLPEGMVEVINGGWSTWKPLWLCGYGLSGSTVGVIGLGRIGMAIARRLKPFGVKKLLYSGRTDKSYAAEVEGEYVPLDTLVSESDFVVVSCALTPDTQGLCNKDFFCKMKNTAVFINTSRGAVVNQEDLYQALSSGQIACAGLDVTTPEPLPTDHPLLTLKNCVVLPHIGSAIYSTRGIMAELSANNLLAGLQGTDMPSELKF; encoded by the exons ATGTACACTGAACAGAAGATCATGAAG TCTCTCCCTCGTTTCCATGGAAACAGATGTAAGATTTTACTGTGGGACTCGGATGAGCCTGTTTCAAGGGCGGAGCTTCTGAAGGGCGTGGCGGGGGCCCATGGGCTGCTGTGTCTCCTGTCGGACAAGATCGACACTGAAGTTCTGGACGCAGCAG GTCCAAACCTGAAGGTGATAAGTACCTTATCTGTTGGATTTGACCACATGGCCATGGATGAGATCAAGAAACG AGGGGTGCGTGTGGGCTATACTCCAGGCGTCTCGACTGATGCCACGGCGGAGCTGACCGTCGCCCTGCTCCTGGCTACAGCTCGGCGGCTACCAGAGGGCATGGTGGAGGTTATAAA tggagGCTGGAGCACCTGGAAACCTCTGTGGTTGTGTGGTTATGGTCTGTCAGGCAGCACTGTTGGGGTTATTGGACTGGGACGCATAG GTATGGCCATAGCCAGGAGGCTGAAACCGTTTGGAGTGAAGAAGCTCCTGTACTCTGGAAGAACAGACAAATCATATGCTGCTGAAGTGGAAGGAGAATACG TGCCCTTGGACACGCTGGTGTCTGAGAGTGATTTTGTTGTGGTGTCCTGCGCCCTCACACCAGATACCCAGGGGCTGTGTAACAAGGATTTCTTCTGCAAGATGAAGAACACTGCTGTCTTCATCAACACCAGCAG gggTGCAGTAGTGAATCAGGAGGATCTGTATCAGGCTCTGTCCAGTGGTCAGATAGCTTGCGCTGGGCTGGATGTCACAACCCCAGAACCACTCCCCACCGaccaccccctcctcaccctcaaAAACTGTG TGGTCTTACCCCACATTGGCAGTGCCATCTACTCCACACGTGGCATCATGGCAGAGCTGTCCGCCAACAACCTGCTGGCAGGCCTACAGGGCACAGACATGCCCAGCGAACTCAAATTCTAG